The genomic interval TTGCCAACATACATGCTGGCAATCAGTCCCCAGAATAAATCAGGCTGCTGTGTGATTAGGGCTGGTCCCGGAATAATACCGTGGATCATGAACCCGCTTAATAAAATCGCTGTTCCACCGCAAAACGGCAATCCCAATGTCAATAAAGGGATCATAGTTGCCGAAATAGCAGAATTGTTTGCCGCTTCTGGGCCTGCGACTCCTTCGATTGCACCATGACCAAATTCTGCGGGATTTTTACTGCATTTTTTTTCAAGTGCATAGGATGAAAAACTAGAAATTGTTCCGGCAGGGCCAGGCAATAAGCCAACTAAAAATCCTAAAATTCCACCGCGGACGATAGGTGCTGTCGAACGTTTATATTCTTCGCGGGTAGGATATAAATCACGGAATTTTAAGGTGGGGATGTGTGTGGATTCGCCAGACTTTGTCATTACGGTGAGAATTTCACCAATGCCGAAGATTCCCATCGCTAAAATGGAAAGATCAAAACCACGATCTAATTCATCAACCCCAAAAGTAAATCGGCTGATGCCGGACATACTATCAAGTCCAATAGTTCCGAGCATGATACCAACAGCAGTCATTAGAATAGATTTTGGAACAGAAGTACCCGTTAATTTCGTGAGAACGATTAGGCCCACAGTTGCGATGGCGAAATACTCTGGCGGGCCAAATACCAGCGCAGCTTGTGCTAGCGGCGGAGCAAATATGGTCAAACCAATGATGCCAATCGTTCCAGCGATGAAAGATCCAATTGCAGATACAGCAAGTGCAGCACCACCGCGTCCGCGTTGTGCCATTGCATAACCGTCTAAACAAGTGACGACGGAAGCTGCTTCACCCGGGACATTCATTAAAATAGAGGTTGTGGAACCGCCATATTTTGAACCATAATAGATGCCGGCAAACATAATCAAGGCGGCGGTGCTGTCCATGCTATAACTAAAAGGCAATAACAGAGCAATGGCGCTAATCGTGTCTATGCCCGGTAATACCCCGACAAGTGTACCGAGCAAAACTCCGATGATACAGGCTAATAAATTCATTGGCATGATACTGATAGAAAATCCATGTAAAAGCATACTCAAAGTTTCCAACGATCTCATCTCCTATTTTAAAATTATGAAAAGATTGAAGGTGGTCAAGGTAAAGCAACGGCTAAATAGTATTTAAATAGAAGATAAAATGAAGCTGAACTGCCGAAAGCTACACCAAGAGGAATAATCCATCCGGACATGTCAGCAATTTTAAACAAATAAAAGAGGACGATAAATGTAGTGAAAAAATAGCCAATAATATGGAATAGTGTAATATAGAAGATGAAGCCAATTAGGATAAAAATGAACTTTGTCCAATCCACCGAATTTTCTGCATTGGATTGCTGTTTATCCCGTTGCTTAAAAAGCAAAAAGCATGAGATTATAATTGCGGCAATGCCAACCAAGATAGGCAGAAATCCGGAGCGAGGTGACTGCAGGTTTCCAAAGGTGAGTTGTTTTGCAAAATACAGATAAGAACTGCTGATCAATAGAAAGAAAAACGTTAAAATTTTTTCAGGCATAGTATATCACCTCTGCTGATTTAATTTTGAGTCATATGAAGTCTTTTATTGTAATGTGAGTCCAAATTTCATGATAAAAGTAGTTCCTTTGCCAGGTTCACTTTCAATTTCCATTGTTGCTTTATGACGTTGTAAAATTCGATAGCAGATTGCCAGTCCAAGTCCAGTACCATTTTCTTTGGTAGTGAAAAACGGTGTTCCTAATTTATCTTTGATATCGGCAGGGATACCAGATCCAGAATCTCTAATTAACAAAATAACCGTACTTTTTTTGTATTTTGTCATAATATGAATCAAACCATTTTGCGGCATTGCATCTAAAGCATTTCTGATCATATTAAAAAGGAGCTGGCGGATACTGTTTTCATCTAAAGGAATTTTAGGAAGTCTGTTTAAATGCAATTCGATGTCGCAATGATTGCATACAGCATCAGCATGTATCAACGGATAGATATCTTGGATGATATCATTTAAATTGGTAGCTTCGAAATTCATCGTTCTATTTTTCGCCAAGGATAAAAATTCTGTAATAATACTGTTGGCACGATCAATTTCATCAATCATTAATGAAAAGTTTTCTTGCTGCTGGTGGAATTCTTTTTTTCTGGTGAGTAACTGTAACAGACCTCTTACCGTTGTCAGTGGATTTCGTATTTCATGGGCAATTCCGGCTGCCATTTCGCCAATGATATTCAAGCGATCTAAGCGTGTCATTTGTTCGGTTTGTTGACTGATGTATTTTAGAATCGGTGTAAATTCAGCGATTTCACTACGATACTTATAAGAATTACCTGAAAGAATAGATTCAGCAAATAACTGTAAGTCTTTTTTTAGTCGAATAAACAATTCGCGAAAAATGCTGATACAGATCAACAGCATAATAAATGCGCCTAAAAAAGTGTTTGCTGTCCGTTTCCAAATTACCGCATAGACCGCATCTTGATTTACCGCAGCAAAAACTTTGCCAACGATGACGCCATTTTCTTCAATCGGCTGTACATAAGTAATGGTCGATGCGCCATGCCATAGAATGGAGTGCTCTTTTTCAAAAACTCTTTCCGCGTCGCTCTCATCAAATTCTTGAATTGGAATGGGAGAAACATCCATAAGCAGAGATTTATCAACTTGAGGTCCGATGGCGACAATGTTGCCGTATTTTTGTGAGTAAAAACCAAATTTAATTGTATTGGTTGGAATGAAAATTCCGCATAAAAGCGGTTGAAGTTCTCGATTCAAGGCAAGAATTTCTTCACGATTTGTTTGATCATCGTTGTCAGGCTGTGCGTATATTTTTGAGAAACTATTTTCGGTTTTTCTTTCGAGTAGGACATTGGTAATGGACATTAAATATTGTATATTTTTTTCATTTTCTTCTTGCAATGAGAGCCAATGCGTATATGCTGTAATTGTGATCATTAATAGAAAAACAACGCTGACTATTTTTATGTTCAATCTTGTTGTTAAAGTACAACCCTTCATTTGTTTTACCTTTCTATTGAATAGTCTTATCGTGTTATTTTTACAATATAAGATCATTGTTCAAATACTCAATTACAATTAGCAACATATAAACCTAATAATGTAAAAATTTCTTATTTATGTTTATTACTTCGTCAATAAATAGCAAAATCCTTCCAGTCGATATAGGAAAAATGTCTTGAATATAGGCCGGACAAAAATAAAAGACTTTATCAAAGTAATTTTGATAAAGTCTTTTATTTTATATTATTTAGGAAGTCTTTATTTGCGGTTACTCCAAAAACCAGCAAGCAAGCTTCCGCTGAAATTATGCCATACACTGAAAATGGCTCCCGGAATAGCCGCCATCGGATCAAGATGTGCCATTGCTAAAGCAACTGCCAACCCCGAATTTTCCATTCCAATTTCAAAGGAAATCGCACGCGCTTTACTTTCGTTCATGCCAATCATGCGCGAGGCGCCATAACCAAGGAAGAGCCCGATGGAATTATGGAGTATCACAGCTAGAAATGCGATGCCGGCAACCGTGATTAGTTTGTTGGCATTCAATGCAACGACAGCCGTAATAATCAAAATGATTGCAATAACAGAAAAGGCCGGAATCATTGGACTGAATCGATCAACAATAGTTGAAGCCAGCATACGTAAGATGATACCAAGAAATACAGGAAATAAGACGATTTTTAAGATGTCAATTAGCAGTGCATCTGACTGGATTGGAATCATTGTTCCTGCAAGTGATAAAAAAATAAATGGTGTGATGATGGGAGCTAAAATCGTATTGAAGCTGGATACGGTAACTGACAATGCGGTATCACCTTTGGCGATAAACGTCATAACATTGGAGGCTGTACCGCTTGGACACGCGCCAACGAGAATGAGACCTGCGGCTAACGCTGGAGGTAAATCCAGTAATTTAGCCACCAAAAAAGCGATCAGCGGCATTGTGATATAACGTAAAAGAATACCGCAAATTACATCTTTAGGACGAATCAGTACAAGTTTAAAATCATGGATTGACATCGTCAAACCCATACCAAGCATAATAAGACCCAATAAGTAAGGTACATATGTACCAAGCGGTTTAAAAGGAGTCGGTTGGAAGAAAGCCAATGCGGCAAAAAAAACAACCCATAAAGGGAAATAGCGTGTAATGATCGTACTTATTTTTTCGAAAAACTTCATAAAAAAGACCTCCTGTTTTTGAACAATAAAATTAGCAAAAAACCTCCTTAAGTAAAGTTAAATAAACTTTTGAGGGAATATAGCAAGCAGGATTTGAACTATTTGTCTACATAAATAGATAGCGCCTTATTCTTAAAAAATGTAAAGTTGTAAACAAAATATTATTTTATTATAATCGCAAATAACAATATGTCAAGAAGAAAACTGTAAAATATGTTAATATTTATTATTTAAAATTTAATATGCTGAAGTTCGGCAAGCAGAAAGCTTAATCAAAAACACTTTACAAATCGTTCATATTATGTGAGGTGAAATGTGGTGAAGCTTTTTGTTCGCTTGCGGCTAGATTATATATTTATACTTTATAATGTTTTACTACTTAATTTAATTAAATTGTTGTGCACCCGTAAATATAGTACATTTAATATGAAATTTTCATAGCATGATGATTTTTTTAGAAGTGCAAGAGTAAAAGAAATTCATTTTGCATTCAAGAATAATTGGGGGAGAGAGGTATTTTATTATGGCAAAAATTCTAATTTTTTTACTTTGGATGGGGAGTACTTTTAGTTTCATGATGTATAAAATCTTCCGCAGGTTTAAAAATACTTTGCACGGAAAACCCGATAACAGGTCTGACCGGTTAGGGGATCGTTTGAAATATTTTATGTCAAATGTCGTGGGGCAGGATAAGGTGCTGCAGGATCGGGTTTCTGGGGTAGCGCATGTATTGATTATGTGGGGCTTTATTGTGCTTGGTTTTGGTGCAATGAATTTGGCGGTAGAAGGATTGTTTGGTATTTCGCTTCCAATTGTTGGTGACAACAGCTTATTTATCGGCTTGAAAGAATTATTTTTACTGTTAGTTTATATCGGCGTTATTATGGCTGTATTACGGCGTACGGTGCTGAAGCCGGATCGAATAGAGAATTCTGTTGAAGCGTTTTTGATTCTTGGTCTGATCAGTCTTATTGTTACTGGAGACCTGTTATATAACGGGGCCAGTTTTGCATTAGGCGAAAAAAATGATATTCGTGGTGCCTCCTTCCTTGCCAATTACATAGCAGGCTCACTCGTAAAATATTCGCCCGATACGCTCCAAACATTGGCAACGG from Massilibacillus massiliensis carries:
- a CDS encoding tripartite tricarboxylate transporter TctB family protein; the protein is MPEKILTFFFLLISSSYLYFAKQLTFGNLQSPRSGFLPILVGIAAIIISCFLLFKQRDKQQSNAENSVDWTKFIFILIGFIFYITLFHIIGYFFTTFIVLFYLFKIADMSGWIIPLGVAFGSSASFYLLFKYYLAVALP
- a CDS encoding ATP-binding protein, giving the protein MKGCTLTTRLNIKIVSVVFLLMITITAYTHWLSLQEENEKNIQYLMSITNVLLERKTENSFSKIYAQPDNDDQTNREEILALNRELQPLLCGIFIPTNTIKFGFYSQKYGNIVAIGPQVDKSLLMDVSPIPIQEFDESDAERVFEKEHSILWHGASTITYVQPIEENGVIVGKVFAAVNQDAVYAVIWKRTANTFLGAFIMLLICISIFRELFIRLKKDLQLFAESILSGNSYKYRSEIAEFTPILKYISQQTEQMTRLDRLNIIGEMAAGIAHEIRNPLTTVRGLLQLLTRKKEFHQQQENFSLMIDEIDRANSIITEFLSLAKNRTMNFEATNLNDIIQDIYPLIHADAVCNHCDIELHLNRLPKIPLDENSIRQLLFNMIRNALDAMPQNGLIHIMTKYKKSTVILLIRDSGSGIPADIKDKLGTPFFTTKENGTGLGLAICYRILQRHKATMEIESEPGKGTTFIMKFGLTLQ
- a CDS encoding tripartite tricarboxylate transporter permease, which translates into the protein MRSLETLSMLLHGFSISIMPMNLLACIIGVLLGTLVGVLPGIDTISAIALLLPFSYSMDSTAALIMFAGIYYGSKYGGSTTSILMNVPGEAASVVTCLDGYAMAQRGRGGAALAVSAIGSFIAGTIGIIGLTIFAPPLAQAALVFGPPEYFAIATVGLIVLTKLTGTSVPKSILMTAVGIMLGTIGLDSMSGISRFTFGVDELDRGFDLSILAMGIFGIGEILTVMTKSGESTHIPTLKFRDLYPTREEYKRSTAPIVRGGILGFLVGLLPGPAGTISSFSSYALEKKCSKNPAEFGHGAIEGVAGPEAANNSAISATMIPLLTLGLPFCGGTAILLSGFMIHGIIPGPALITQQPDLFWGLIASMYVGNILLLIINFPLVGIFVQLLKTPIHILMPLVAILTLTGAYTINNSILDLMWIILFGIIGFFMNRNGFEPAPLIIGIVIGPELEQGLVQSLIICDGNFWSIFTRPIAGTIFAVGGMFILYHVLRRFPISTRYSSKSAKL
- a CDS encoding bile acid:sodium symporter family protein codes for the protein MKFFEKISTIITRYFPLWVVFFAALAFFQPTPFKPLGTYVPYLLGLIMLGMGLTMSIHDFKLVLIRPKDVICGILLRYITMPLIAFLVAKLLDLPPALAAGLILVGACPSGTASNVMTFIAKGDTALSVTVSSFNTILAPIITPFIFLSLAGTMIPIQSDALLIDILKIVLFPVFLGIILRMLASTIVDRFSPMIPAFSVIAIILIITAVVALNANKLITVAGIAFLAVILHNSIGLFLGYGASRMIGMNESKARAISFEIGMENSGLAVALAMAHLDPMAAIPGAIFSVWHNFSGSLLAGFWSNRK